A single genomic interval of Arachis duranensis cultivar V14167 chromosome 7, aradu.V14167.gnm2.J7QH, whole genome shotgun sequence harbors:
- the LOC107458855 gene encoding uncharacterized protein LOC107458855 yields MDAPRRVTIKEAGAPDYVLQPLHVTHPNLNANFELKTALINLLPKFHGLPAQDPIRHLKDFHRICSTTRREGSDEVAIWLFAFPFSLEDKAKEWFYTLSSEVTSDWDLLRRGFLIKFLPPEKMDRLRKEMSFIVQGETEPLYEYWERFRKLLDACPNHMIDTQVLLGYICQGMREQDRTLLDTSSNGSLSKYKTVEEAWQLIIDLAESNQHMRRRVNRPRTVNEVSTSSETTALTQSLSEMTSILRQLQLNQQQPQQPQSYQQHSPQPQQHNQQLVPQKVFGICSCYSHYTDECPSLQEDNTLAATHNFYDRPNQGYYQGGQKELQNTLASGLTGLTSTLQALLGCMDTPSNPTLQPPIQSVIPSQPQPNPKGGINAITLRSGTQLKEKEAKDSNPITTTQEEKRIDIEEVVEEETPQVIVEDEAQPTKETPKAKRTLEEEIAQPLPFPTLAKKARKRIELDPKMVEMFKKVEVTIPLFDAIHQVPRYAKFLKDLCMNKDRILELETIPLGSSISALMGALPEKCDDPGPCMVTCTVNGVQFIDCMCDLGACVSIMPLSVYRVLKLPPLKRSTARFVLADKSIITVTGVTEDVLVNIKRLVFPIDFYVLEMPSSETERASSILLGRPFLRTSRFKLDAYSRTYSFEIDGRIVSFSLEEAMKHPPENHSLFRCDPIDNMVAEVHLAKLDEKYMIEEANEGPSKLNTTHHTNHPKTQTLKNDKKMELKPLPPHLRYSYLDEAQKLPVIIAKELTLQQEEKLLDVLRKNKRAIGWSLADLVGISPQVCEHRIFLKEGARPVRQPQRRLNPTILEVVKKEVTKLLEADIIYPISDSEWVSPVQVVPKKSG; encoded by the exons ATGGATGCTCCGAGGAGAGTTACCATCAAGGAAGCAGGTGCACCAGATTATGTCCTTCAACCCCTTCATGTAACTCACCCCAACTTGAATgcaaactttgaattgaagaccgCTTTGATCAACCTCCTACCTAAGTTTCACGGGCTTCCCGCACAAGATCCTATTCGACATCTCAAGGACTTTCATCGTATATGCTCAACTACTAGACGGGAAGGATCCGATGAAGTtgctatatggttgtttgctttccctttctctcttgagGACAAGGCTAAAGAATGGTTCTACACTCTATCTAGTGAAGTCACCTCCGATTGGGACTTACTTAGAAGAGGATTCTTGATTAAATTCTTGCCCCCGGAGAAGATGGATAGGCTAAGGAAGGAAATGTCTTTTATTGTGCAAGGTGAAACGGAACCCCTATACGAGTATTGGGAACGGTTTCGTAAGCTACTAGACGCATGCCCTAATCACATGATTGACACTCAAGTATTGCTTGGATACATATGTCAAGGGATGCGAGAGCAAGATAGAACTCTCTTGGACACCTCTAGCAATGGTTCTTTGTCCAAATATAAAACAGTGGAGGAGGCATGGCAACTTATCATTGACTTAGCCGAATCCAATCAACATATGAGACGAAGAGTCAACCGCCCAAGAACCGTGAATGAGGTATCAACTAGTAGTGAAACCACCGCTCTAACTCAATCCTTGAGCGAAATGACATCCATCTTGAGGCAACTCCAATTGaaccaacaacaaccacaacaaccTCAATCATACCAACAACACTCTCCACAACCTCAACAACACAACCAACAATTGGTTCCTCAAAAAGTGTTTGGCATTTGTTCTTGCTACTCCCACTACACGGATGAGTGCCCGAGCCTTCAAGAAGATAACACCTTGGCGGCTACCCAtaatttctatgaccgcccaaaTCAAGGGTACTACCAAGGCG gccaaaaggaactACAAAACACACTTGCTTCCGGTCTCACCGGCCTCACCTCTACACTACAAGCTCTTCTTGGATGCATGGATACACCATCAAATCCCACTCTTCAACCTCCAATCCAAAGCGTCATTCCCTCTCAACCTCAACCAAATCCTAAGGggggcatcaatgccatcacccttAGATCCGGAACACAACTAAAAGAGAAGGAAGCAAAGGACTCAAATCCCATCACAACCACCCAAGAGGAGAAGAGAATAGATATAGAAGAGGTAGTGGAAGAGGAGACACCACAAGTCATAGTTGAGGATGAAGCCCAACCAACAAAGGAGACCCCCAAGGCCAAGAGAACATTGGAAGAAGAAATTGCTCAACCACTCCCATTTCCAACACTTGCAAAGAAAGCTAGAAAGCGCATAGAACTcgaccccaaaatggtagaaatgttcaagaaagttgaggtaaccatcCCCCTCTTTGATGCTATCCATCAAGTTCCTAGATATGCAAAATTCCTTAAAGATCTATGCATGAACaaggatagaattcttgaattggAAACCATCCCATTGGGGAGTTCTATTTCCGCTTTAATGGGAGCATTGCCCGAGAAGTGTGATGATCCGGGCCCTTGTATGGTCACTTGCACCGTTAATGGAGTTCAATTTATAGATTGTATGTGTGACCTCGGAGCATGTGTTAGCATCATGCCGCTCTCCGTCTACCGGGTATTGAAGTTGCCACCACTAAAAAGGTCGACGGCAAGATTTGTCCTAGCggataaaagcataataacAGTGACGGGTGTTACGGAAGACGTATTGGTGAATATCAAAAGGTTGGTGTTTCCGATCGACTTCTATGTCCTTGAAATGCCATCAAGCGAGACCGAGAGAGCATCATCtatcctacttggaagaccatttttGAGAACTTCTAGATTTAAGCTAGATGCCTACTCGAGGACCtactcatttgaaatagatgggAGAATCGTAAGTTTCAGCCTAgaagaagcaatgaagcatccacCGGAGAATCACTCTCTATTTCGGTGTGACCCAATTGACAACATGGTTGCCGAAGTGCACCTTGCAAAGTTAGATGAGAAGTACAtgattgaagaagcaaatgaagGTCCAAGCAAACTAAACACCACACACCATACAAACCATCCGAAAACTCAAACTTTAAAGAATGACAAAAAGATGGAattgaagccactaccaccccACTTAAGGTACTCATATCTTGATGAAGCCCAAAAGCTCCCCGTGATAATTGCAAAAGAGTTAACTcttcaacaagaagaaaaattgctAGATGTATTGAGGAAAAACAAAAgggcaattgggtggagtttggcggaTCTAGTGGGAATAAGCCCCCAAGTATGCGAGCACCGCATATTTCTTAAAGAAGGAGCAAGACCGGTccgacaacctcaaaggagactTAATCCAACCATTCTTGAGGTTGTGAAAAAAGAAGTCACTAAGCTACTTGAAGCGGACATCATCTATCCTATCTCGGATAGCGAGTGGGTAAGCCCGGTCCAAGTAGTGCCAAAGAAGTCCGGGTGA